The DNA sequence CTCGAATGCTATAGGACTATATTCCAGCTTGTTACGAAGTCGTTGATACCCATATTGCAGAATTCGATTGTGGTCAAAGGCTAGTTGGGGTACTTGCTCTAGGGGATACCAGGCAATACCGCTCACACCATTGGCAACCAGTTCTGCTTCTTCGAACCGTACGAGGGCAAAATAGCTAACTGAAAGATAGCGCACGCCATAGCTATCCGGGGCTTCTCTGGGGTCGCGACCCAGTTCACCAAAGGTATAAAGCTGTTCTAGGTAAAGGTTTTTGACACGAATTTTTTCAGCCAAAATCCGATAGGCAGCTTCTTCTAGGGATTCTCCCTGTCGCACCAAGGTTCCGGGCAAACACCACTGACCTAGAAATGGCTCCTCTTGCCGCATGACTAATAAAGCTAGGAGGCGGTTCTGAAGGGTATCGACTGAGAAGATGACGTTGTCTACTCCAACTTTGAAGTCCGCTAATGCTGTTTGGGTTACCGGATCTGCACTCTTTTTGGGGCGGTGTCCTGGCATGCGTACAATTGCTCTTGATGAATATAGGCTTCAACGGTTGGGGATAATGCTTCTGATTGGCCTGCTTCGCGGTAGGCGGTGGAGGAAATGGCAGGGCCAGTTAAGTCAGCGATCGCAACTTTTGCACCCAGCCGCCTTAATTCCGCCAAATCATTATCCTTTAGAGGGTAACCTGGCCGTGGAATAACCAAAAGCTTGACTTGTTGCAGTAAGTCTTCTATTCGATACCAAGTAGGCAATTGAGCCACTAAATCTGCCCCGATCGTGAGGGTGAGATCTGCATCAGGCCATTGCTTACGTGCCTGGTCTACGGTGATCAAGGTCCGAGGGCTGCTAAGTTCTGGCTGCAAACTAATATTGTGCCGTGGCGGTTCAATATCCTGAATCAACAGCCGCAGCATAGCGCTTCGATGCTCTAGAGGCGTTTGATGAGATTTGAAAGGATTATCAGAAGCCCACACCGCGACGTAGTCAAAGTGTTGAGATAACCAGCTTAAGATCGCTTGATGCCCAGCGGTCGGTGGGTCAGCACTAGTGCCAAAGAGAGCAATTTTTAGCATAGGGAGTGACAAGGAAAATGGGTGAGTCATAAAGGAGCATCCAATAGAGGCAGGAGTCTAGAGGTAGGAGTCGCAAATCGTGACTGTTAGGCGTGGCGGGTTTTGTCTGTTAGTTCTAGGAGATGAGCGGAAATTTCCACAGGGGACGGGGATGGGCGATCGAGGCGACGTAGCTCTGCGGGCAAACTAGCCACTGCTGTGGCTGTGCGTTCAGCGATCGCCTCTAAGGATTCGGGTGGCTGTAAGCGCTCCCCTTGCTTAAAGACTGGTTGTAGCAATGGTTGCTCGTGCTGAGAAACTTCTGTAATCAACCCTAAGCGATCGCCCTGGATTTGTCCGTGTTCAAAGCGGCGAAAAATTTGCTTACGCCCTGGATAAGTTAGCTTACCGCTAGCCTCTTTCATGACAGGGAGACCATCCAGTTCGACTAACTTATACACGCCATTGACAGGCTCTCCAGTGACTAATCGGGTGCCTACACCGTAGCCATCGATGCAAGCGCCTGCGGCCCGCAGTTCTGCAATTTTCCACTCGTCTAGATCCCCACTGGCAAAAATGGGCACGCCTGGAAGCCGCGATCGCACTTGCTGAGAGAGCGCCAGCAAATCGCCAGAATCAATTCTTACTCCTTCCAGGGTCATGGTGCCAGCTTTGACTTGCTGAGCGAGTTGATCGGCAGCGGCGATCGTGTTGTAGGTGTCGATTAGCAGAGGAGCCCCCGGGAAGTAGCGGTGAAAGGCGGTAAACGCTTCGATTTCACTTCCTTGGACGGCAGCTAAAGCCATCACTAAAGAGTGAGCCATCGTCCCGGCGGGCTGACGACCGAGCTGGAAAGCTGCCAGCACATTGGAGGTGGCATCTAAGCCAGCAGCTAAAGCGGCTCTTGCGGCCCAGAGTGCGGCCTGGGGGCCAAAAGCGCGACGAGTGCCAAACTCTAGCAACACGGCTTGCTGACCCGCTGCATCTCGGATTCGGGCGGCGCGGGTAGCAATGAGCGTTTGGTAGTTCAGCACATTGAGTAGATAGGTTTCTACAATTTGGGCTTGCCACAAAGGTGCTTCGATTCTTAACAGCGGTTCGTTGGCGAAGACAACAGTCCCTTCTGGAACGGCCCAAACATCTCCGGTAAAGCGAGCCGTTTCTAGCAAGCTCCAGAAGCGATCGGGGGCTTGGCTAAAAATGCCACTGGCTTGTAGAGCTGCAATTTGCGTTGCACTAAATTTGAGTTGTTCTAAGTACTCCAGTGCTTGAGCCAAACCCATCGCCACTAGATAGCCAAAATTCTCTGGTAAGCGTCGCACGGTTAGCTCAAAACTAGCCCGACGCTGCTCAATACCTTCCCCGGTATAGCAGGCGGTCATGGTGAGCTGATAGAGATCGGTCAGCAAACTATAGTCTTCTGGCTGTAGCGTCAGCTCTAAATTGGCCACCCTTCTCTCCTAGACCAGCAAAATTTTCAGGTTTGATTCTTTGCAAGGCAGCAAGTTTGCCCTCAATCCCCTAGGTTGCCTCAACCAAGCAATTCAACCATGTTGCTTCAAATTACCTTTTCACAACTAGCTATCGATTGCCGTGTCAGTTGTTTCAAATTCAAATGGCCTTTTCTGGCAGGTTGGGTTTTGTTGTAACAGGGCCTTTGAATAATTATAGTCAAAATTACCAAAATTAGTGACTTGTCTGAGAGAAAACTAAGAAGTCTTAGGGCGATCGCAAGTCTTAGCTGACTCGGCACATCCTGATTAATTATCAAAGGTAAAGCAGTATCAAGAAGAGTAAATGGTGCTCCAACTAAGCTAAAGAATTATGCGCGTTACGGCTCTTTCTAAAGGAGTTGGCGATAATGAAGATATCAGGTTACATAGCTTGGTTTAGATCGAGTCATTACTCACTAATCTTGAGAGCAACCTTATGAAGTTACGTACAACTTTTAATGATTTAGTTCAGTTTGTTTTTGGCGCGGTTAGCCGGATCTTTAGCCCTACCGACGATGAGTATCCTGCGACTGGTGTCCAGCCTTTTGAAGGAGATGTGAGATCAAGTCGGTCTTATGATCGGTAGCCAATCAGGCGCTTGCCAGGTCTGCCCTGACCCAGAGAACCGAATCTAACCTCAATTATTGCAATCCTAAATTGCATAACTGCTGTTGTAAATTGTCTAAATTAATCTGTGACTTTTACTGGTAAATCTTTCTAGCTCGGTGAAGTACCCTATCTATTCTTCGCCGAGTTTAGTTCTGAGTATTTAGATTTATTAGGTTTAGTTTGTTTTATGAAATTTTGTAGCGATCGCTATGCAAATTAATTAGCTCGCATAAATCACATAAAACCTACATAAAACAATTAATCCGACAAAATTTCTTGAGTACAGTTGCCGCTAGAATCCCACTGCAATTCTGCTAATAGCAGAGCGTTGACCCCGATCACGACTCCAGTCAACAAAAATTGCCAAGCTGCAAAGTAAGGCAGGATGAAAATACCGAGAAAGTGAATGAGCGCTACTAAGATAAAAGCTCGCGATCGCATCCGCCAACCTGTGCCCAAATAACCCACTGCATTTAATCCCAGCCATAGCGGACAAAGCTGAAGCAGCATACTGCCCCAACCCAAAAAAATGCTGAGGTCAGTAATCACTAAACCACCTAGCATCAACCAAGCCCACCAGCGCAGCACCCATTTGAAATGCTCAAATTGGCTCCAAGGTGCTGTTAATCCATGCATGCCCAGGGTGCCTAAAACCGTTACGCCAGACCACAGAACGGCTTGTAAACTCCAGTTAATAGGTAAAAACTGAGCCGTTGCGAAGATAGCGATCGAGATGACTCCCCAGAGAATACAAGCTTGATCGATGCGTGTATAAAAGGTGGAAATAATTGTTTGACCACCTACTTGCCAATGAATTCGCCATAAACCGGGCAAATCCTCGATCGCAAAAGCAGATTCTTTAAAGCGAACTAAAGGAATATCGAAATTAAAAAAATTCAGATTAATTTGACTAACTAAATTCATTGACTTCAATAAGGTGATTGCAAATAAAAACGATGTCGTCCCTTTGATCGGAACGATACAATCATCTCTCCTCATGTATCGCCTTGAATCTATCGGCAGAAGCGGTTTAATGACTCTTAGAGTCTGCCAACAGAAGTACCTGAAGTCGTTAGCTTTTACGTTAGATGAATGACTGTAATCTCTAGACCCAGCTTAATGCTGCGCTAAAGACTAATAGCTTATGTGGGTTGCCAGATTGAAACTGTATCTGTTTTTACGCTCAAATTTGATTGAATCCTGACTTTTCAAAAGCATTAATTTTTTGATACAAATTTAACAAATAATCTAAGGCGTCAATTATTTATAATGAAACCAAATTTAGCTAATTTATTAGCTTGGAAAAAGAATTTTGTGTAATAAGAAACTTAAAGCTCCGCTGGCAATGGGTACGGTTAAGTTATCAATTCCAAACTTAGAGAAAGCTTCTAATCCAGCGGCAACGGTAGCCACTACCAGCGGAATGCACCAAGTTTGCCAAGTATTTCCTTGCACTCCAAACAAAATGGCGCTACTGACCACGTAGCTCACTGCTGCCATCGTCAATGATCCTTCCCAACTCTTTTGCATATCCCAGAGTTTGTAAGGATGGCGACCAAAACGGCGACCAATTAAAGCGGCGAGCCCATCTCCCCAAGTCATTACCAAGATGCCGAGAACTGCGTGCTGAGGCTGCTGGATGGGCCAGAACCAAGCAATCAACACCCCGATGCTGATGGCATAAAAAAAGGTGCCCCAGCTTTTGCGACCCACGCTGTTCATACTGGCCAAGATGGGGACGTAGTAAGAAATAAAGGCGATCGCGCTTGCCAAAATAGAAGCCGTAATTCCCATCCAGGCGGGAATCTGGAGCCACCAAGCCAGCAAAATGACA is a window from the Trichocoleus desertorum ATA4-8-CV12 genome containing:
- a CDS encoding NUDIX hydrolase; translated protein: MPGHRPKKSADPVTQTALADFKVGVDNVIFSVDTLQNRLLALLVMRQEEPFLGQWCLPGTLVRQGESLEEAAYRILAEKIRVKNLYLEQLYTFGELGRDPREAPDSYGVRYLSVSYFALVRFEEAELVANGVSGIAWYPLEQVPQLAFDHNRILQYGYQRLRNKLEYSPIAFEVLPDLFTLNDLYQLYTTVLGENFSDYSNFRSRLLKLGFLYDTGIKVSRGAGRPASLYRFDANAFAPLKDKPLVFI
- a CDS encoding nicotinate-nucleotide adenylyltransferase, translating into MTHPFSLSLPMLKIALFGTSADPPTAGHQAILSWLSQHFDYVAVWASDNPFKSHQTPLEHRSAMLRLLIQDIEPPRHNISLQPELSSPRTLITVDQARKQWPDADLTLTIGADLVAQLPTWYRIEDLLQQVKLLVIPRPGYPLKDNDLAELRRLGAKVAIADLTGPAISSTAYREAGQSEALSPTVEAYIHQEQLYACQDTAPKRVQIR
- a CDS encoding nicotinate phosphoribosyltransferase translates to MANLELTLQPEDYSLLTDLYQLTMTACYTGEGIEQRRASFELTVRRLPENFGYLVAMGLAQALEYLEQLKFSATQIAALQASGIFSQAPDRFWSLLETARFTGDVWAVPEGTVVFANEPLLRIEAPLWQAQIVETYLLNVLNYQTLIATRAARIRDAAGQQAVLLEFGTRRAFGPQAALWAARAALAAGLDATSNVLAAFQLGRQPAGTMAHSLVMALAAVQGSEIEAFTAFHRYFPGAPLLIDTYNTIAAADQLAQQVKAGTMTLEGVRIDSGDLLALSQQVRSRLPGVPIFASGDLDEWKIAELRAAGACIDGYGVGTRLVTGEPVNGVYKLVELDGLPVMKEASGKLTYPGRKQIFRRFEHGQIQGDRLGLITEVSQHEQPLLQPVFKQGERLQPPESLEAIAERTATAVASLPAELRRLDRPSPSPVEISAHLLELTDKTRHA
- a CDS encoding SEC59/DGK1/VTE5 family protein → MTEVLGLVFPPSFWVQLTVVGVWLSCVVLLAEWLGRYTQTDAEIVRKVVHIGVGNVILLAWWLQIPAWMGITASILASAIAFISYYVPILASMNSVGRKSWGTFFYAISIGVLIAWFWPIQQPQHAVLGILVMTWGDGLAALIGRRFGRHPYKLWDMQKSWEGSLTMAAVSYVVSSAILFGVQGNTWQTWCIPLVVATVAAGLEAFSKFGIDNLTVPIASGALSFLLHKILFPS